In one window of Thunnus thynnus chromosome 23, fThuThy2.1, whole genome shotgun sequence DNA:
- the sema3aa gene encoding semaphorin-3aa gives MDYLFGIVVLLCGAVQPGRGVEPKHNVPRLKLSYKEMLESSNLVTFNGLANSSSYDAFLLDEERGRLLVGAEDHIFSFDLVNINRDHKQIAWPATPSKRDECKWAGKDLGKECSNFIRVLQPYNQTHLYICGTGAFHPICAFLEMGKRAEENIFRLASHFENGRGKSPYDPKMLSASLLIDGELYSGTSADFMGRDFAIFRTLGDHHPIRTEQHDSRWLNDPRFISVHLIPESDNPEDDKIFLFFKENAMDGEHTGKATIARIGQLCKNDMGGHRSLVNKWTTFLKARLMCSVPGVNGIDTHFDELQDVFLMNSKDPKNPVIYAVFTTSSNIFKGSAVCMYNMADIRRVFLGPYAHRDGPNYQWVPFQGRVPYPRPGTCPSKTFGGFDSTKDLPDDVITFARGHPAMYNPVHPIGGRPIMVRTDVDYQFSQLVVDRVEAEDGQYDVMFIGTDMGTVLKVVTIPRESWHDLEEVVLEEMTVFREPTPITAMELSTKQQQLYLGSALGVSQMSLHRCEVYGKACAECCLARDPYCAWDGSECSRYFPTAKRRTRRQDIRNGDPLSQCSDLQHHDDMDGLGASVEDRSVYGVENSSMFLECSPKSQRALIYWQLQKPNDDRKHEIKLDDRVLRTEQGLLIRSLTQTDTGVYHCQAVEHGFIQPLLRLNLQVIPAQKLGDILPGLPGVGGGAGHSAKHRLWYRDFLSLLDHPDLNSVEEFCDRVWKKERKQKRVKTPNNNGQGKPDSTGVPHSALQPKALAPNAQKQQASPPQSRQWLQAGAPTVEGPARSQTTQRGQQNMGMLSGQAPKNNQKTQNGQKGQGSLAGSQVAGGSRAGSQHTAKWRRMQENKKGRNRRTHELQRPPRSV, from the exons aGATGTTAGAGTCCAGCAACCTCGTCACTTTCAATGGCTTGGCTAACAGCTCGAGCTATGACGCTTTCCTATTGGACGAGGAGCGAGGGAGACTACTGGTCGGCGCCGAAGACCACATCTTCTCATTCGACCTTGTCAACATCAACAGAGACCACAAACAG ATTGCGTGGCCTGCCACCCCCTCTAAAAGAGATGAATGCAAGTGGGCAGGGAAAGACCTTGGG AAAGAGTGCTCTAACTTCATCCGGGTCCTCCAACCATACAACCAGACCCACCTGTACATCTGCGGCACAGGAGCCTTCCACCCCATCTGTGCTTTCCTGGAAATGGGCAAAAGGGCAGAG GAAAACATCTTTCGGCTGGCCTCACATTTCGAGAATGGCCGCGGGAAAAGCCCCTATGACCCCAAAATGCTCTCAGCCTCACTCCTGATCG ATGGAGAGCTGTACTCTGGCACATCTGCTGATTTTATGGGAAGGGACTTCGCTATTTTCCGTACCCTGGGAGATCATCatccaatcagaacagagcagcaTGATTCAAGATGGCTGAAtg ATCCAAGGTTCATCAGCGTACACTTGATCCCAGAGAGCGACAATCCTGAAGACGATAAAATCTTCCTGTTTTTCAAAGAGAACGCCATGGACGGAGAGCACACGGGCAAGGCTACCATCGCCAGGATAGGACAACTGTGTAag AATGACATGGGAGGTCACAGGAGTCTGGTGAACAAGTGGACCACTTTCCTCAAGGCCCGGCTAATGTGTTCAGTCCCCGGGGTCAACGGCATTGATACACACTTTGATGAGCTAC agGACGTGTTTCTCATGAACTCCAAGGACCCAAAGAATCCAGTTATCTATGCTGTATTCACCACATCCAG TAACATCTTTAAAGGCTCGGCAGTGTGTATGTACAACATGGCAGACATCAGGAGGGTTTTCCTGGGTCCCTACGCCCACAGAGATGGACCCAACTACCAGTGGGTCCCCTTCCAAGGGAGGGTGCCCTACCCACGCCCTGGAACT TGCCCCAGTAAGACGTTTGGAGGCTTCGACTCCACCAAGGACCTtccagatgatgtcatcactttTGCCAGGGGTCACCCAGCCATGTACAACCCAGTGCACCCAATAGGGGGGCGTCCCATCATGGTGCGGACAGATGTGGACTACCAGTTTTCCCAGCTTGTGGTGGACAGAGTAGAGGCAGAGGACGGACAGTACGACGTCATGTTCATTGGCACAG ACATGGGCACAGTGCTGAAGGTGGTGACGATCCCCAGAGAAAGCTGGCATGACCTGGAAGAAGTGGTGCTGGAAGAAATGACTGTCTTTAGG GAGCCTACTCCCATTACTGCAATGGAGCTGTCAACCAAGCAg CAACAGCTGTACCTTGGCTCTGCCCTGGGTGTATCGCAGATGTCTTTACACCGTTGTGAGGTGTATGGGAAAGCTTGTGCTGAGTGCTGCCTGGCCAGAGACCCCTATTGCGCATGGGACGGCAGCGAGTGCTCGAGATACTTTCCTACCGCCAAGAG GCGAACCAGACGACAGGACATCAGAAACGGAGACCCTCTCTCCCAGTGCTCAGACCTTCAGCATCATG ACGACATGGATGGCTTAGGAGCCAGCGTGGAGGACAGGAGTGTGTATGGTGTGGAGAACAGCAGTATGTTTCTGGAGTGCAGCCCCAAGTCTCAGAGAGCGCTCATCTACTGGCAGCTGCAAAAGCCCAACGACGATCGCAAGCATGAG ATCAAGCTAGATGACAGGGTGCTTCGTACAGAGCAGGGCCTGCTGATTCGCAGTCTAACCCAGACTGACACAGGTGTCTACCACTGCCAGGCTGTGGAACACGGCTTTATCCAGCCCTTGCTGCGTCTCAACCTCCAGGTCATCCCCGCGCAGAAACTGGGAGACATCCTTCCTGGATTGCCCGGTGTAGGAGGTGGGGCAGGTCACTCGGCCAAACACAGGTTGTGGTACCGAGATTTCCTGTCTCTCCTGGACCACCCGGACCTGAACAGCGTGGAGGAGTTTTGCGATCGAGTTTGGAAGAAAGAGCGCAAGCAGAAGAGGGTGAAGACACCCAACAACAATGGTCAGGGTAAACCTGACAGCACCGGCGTTCCCCACTCTGCATTACAGCCGAAAGCTTTGGCTCCAAATGCTCAAAAGCAGCAAGCCAGCCCACCACAGAGCAGGCAATGGCTCCAAGCTGGAGCTCCAACAGTGGAAGGGCCAGCAAGGAGCCAGACTACCCAGAGAGGTCAGCAAAACATGGGTATGTTAAGCGGCCAGGCACCTAAGAACAACCAGAAGACACAAAATGGCCAGAAGGGGCAGGGCAGCCTGGCTGGTTCTCAGGTTGCTGGGGGGTCTCGGGCGGGAAGCCAGCACACGGCGAAGTGGAGACGGATGCAGGAAAATAAGAAGGGACGCAACAGGAGGACCCATGAGCTTCAAAGACCCCCACGTAGcgtttga